The Gemmatimonadaceae bacterium DNA segment GGGGATGATTCACCACGCCCGGACGAGGTTGGCGCCGGCGCCTTCTGACACGCCCGGCATGGTCTGCGGGCGGCCTCCCCAGACTCCACATGTCCGAATCGACGATGAACCCGGCGCTGCTGCTCGGCGGCGCCGTCAGTGTCACTGATGGCAAGGTGCAGGTCCACAACGAAGCGGCTCTGGCGACCAGCCAGCTCGATGCGCTGGTCCACCAGGCCGTTTTCGGCGCCACCGAAGCCGAGCGCGATCTCGCGCGCTGGGTGATCTGGGAAGTCGGCCAGACGGTCGGCGTGCGGGCCGCCTCGATCCACGACCTCTACATCGCCCGCGGCCAGGGCAAGTGCGCCGGCTTCACGGTGCCCGCGATCAACGTGCGCGCGATGTCGTACGACACCGCCCGCGCGATTTTCCGCACGGCCAAGCAGATGGACGCCGGCGCGTTCATTCTCGAAATCGCGCGCTCGGAGATTGCCTACACCGAGCAGCGTCCGGCCGAGTACGTGTCGGTGATGCTCGCCGCCGCGCTGCGCGAAGGGTTCCGCGGCCCGGTGTTCATCCAGGGTGACCACTTCCAGGTCAACCACAAGAAGTTCGCCGCCGATCCGGTCACCGAAGTGAATGCGGTGAAGGCGCTGGTCACCGAAGCGGTCGCGGCCGGCTTCTACAACATCGACGTGGACACGTCCACGCTGGTTGACCTCTCCAAGCCCAACCTCGACGAGCAGCAGCGCCTCAACTACGAGGTGTGCGTGGACATCACGCGCTTCGTGCGCGCCGCCGAGCCGCAGGGTGTCACCATCTCCATCGGTGGCGAGATCGGCGAAGTGGGCACCGAGAATTCCACGCCGGAAGAGCTGCACGCGTTCATGCAGGGCTTCAACCGCACCCTCGCCGCGCAGGCGCCGGGGATGGCGGGGCTGTCGAAGATCTCGGTGCAGTCCGGCACGTCGCACGGCGGCGTGGTGCTCGCCGACGGCTCGATCGCCGATGTGGCGCTCGACCTCGATACCCTCGAGACGCTGTCGAAGCTCGCGCGCGATGACTACAGCATGGCGGGCGCGGTGCAGCATGGCGCCTCCACGCTCCCCGACGGCGCCTTCAACAACTTCCCCAAGCGCGAAACGGCCGAGATTCACCTGGCCACGAACTTCCAGAACATCATGTTCGACCACATCCCGGCGGAGCTGCTCGCCGAGATCTATGCGTGGCTCGACGTGAATGCGAAGGACGAGCGCAAGGCCACTGACAGCGACGCGCAGTTCTACTACAAGACCCGCAAGAAGGCGATCGGCCCCTTCAAGAAGCGTCTGTGGGCGCTTCCCGAAGAGATCCGCGCCAAGCTCGGCGCCGCCTACGACGCCAAGTTTACGTTCCTCTTCACGCAGCTCGGCATGGCCGGCACGCGGAAGTTCGTGGAGCAGTTCGTGCACGCGCCCGTGCAGCACCGTCCGCTCCCGACCGGCGCGTCCACCATTGTGGCGGCGCCGGACGACGCGGACCTGTCGGACTGAGCTGGACGCGGAACTTCAGCTGGTGAAGTGGACTCTAACCGATCAGTCGTGGGTGTCGAGTTCTAGGTCGCGTGTTCTGGGTTTACCCACGACCCACGACCAAGAACCCGGAACCCGCAACTGATCGGTTCAGCCCACCACCCCACACTGTCTTGGAGGTACCGATGTCCCGTGATGCGTACGACGACGACCGCGTGGTCGTGGTGGATCGGGGTCGCGACAGCGGCCTCGGCATGCTGCTGTTGGGGCTCGCGATCGGCGCGGGGGCGGCTCTGCTCCTCGCGCCGGCGAGTGGCCGCGAAACGCGCGAGCGGTTGCAGCAGGGTGCGCGTCGCGCGAGCAAGCGCGCCCGGGAATTCGCCGAAGATATGGGCGAGGACCTTACCGAGCGCGTGGGGCGGGTGAAAGAGCGCGCCCGCGATGCCGTTGGCACGCGCGCCGACGCCGTGCGCGATGCGGTGGAAGTGGGCCGCGAGGCGGCGCAGCGGGCCCGCGCCGACCTGGAACGCAACCTGGCCGACGCCAAGTCTGCCTACGCAGACCGACGTCGCTCGACCGAGCCCACCGCTGCCGACGACGCGGGCGAGGGTTGAACCCTGGTGGGACATTGTCCGCCGCGTCTGGAATCAGAGCGCGGAGGACAATGTCCCGTTTCTCGCGGGTGGGCTGGCGTTCAACATCCTGCTCGCGCTCGTGCCGTTCACGCTGCTGCTCATCACCGGGCTGTCGTTCCTGCTCGGCAGT contains these protein-coding regions:
- a CDS encoding class II fructose-bisphosphate aldolase, yielding MSESTMNPALLLGGAVSVTDGKVQVHNEAALATSQLDALVHQAVFGATEAERDLARWVIWEVGQTVGVRAASIHDLYIARGQGKCAGFTVPAINVRAMSYDTARAIFRTAKQMDAGAFILEIARSEIAYTEQRPAEYVSVMLAAALREGFRGPVFIQGDHFQVNHKKFAADPVTEVNAVKALVTEAVAAGFYNIDVDTSTLVDLSKPNLDEQQRLNYEVCVDITRFVRAAEPQGVTISIGGEIGEVGTENSTPEELHAFMQGFNRTLAAQAPGMAGLSKISVQSGTSHGGVVLADGSIADVALDLDTLETLSKLARDDYSMAGAVQHGASTLPDGAFNNFPKRETAEIHLATNFQNIMFDHIPAELLAEIYAWLDVNAKDERKATDSDAQFYYKTRKKAIGPFKKRLWALPEEIRAKLGAAYDAKFTFLFTQLGMAGTRKFVEQFVHAPVQHRPLPTGASTIVAAPDDADLSD
- a CDS encoding YtxH domain-containing protein; translated protein: MSRDAYDDDRVVVVDRGRDSGLGMLLLGLAIGAGAALLLAPASGRETRERLQQGARRASKRAREFAEDMGEDLTERVGRVKERARDAVGTRADAVRDAVEVGREAAQRARADLERNLADAKSAYADRRRSTEPTAADDAGEG